The following proteins come from a genomic window of Trifolium pratense cultivar HEN17-A07 linkage group LG4, ARS_RC_1.1, whole genome shotgun sequence:
- the LOC123924804 gene encoding gamma-interferon-responsive lysosomal thiol protein-like, which yields MVSPKLSNTIVIALVFLFFTYESKGESMSKVNLSIYYDSLCQSCAIFIVKNLEEIFNNDLIDIVNLQLVPWANSYVNQTYNSISCQNGPDECELNSLEACALNIWPNVDTHYGLIHCFEFLAIDGKNKMWQNCTNQLGLPLEPIKNCFNRGNGTELGQKYIDEIAKLDPPHSFVPWVVVNNQPIGKDYENFTQYVCKAYKGDAIPAACNVHLNASEK from the exons tcacctATGAATCTAAGGGTGAATCTATGAGTAAAGTTAATCTATCAATATACTATGATAGTCTATGCCAATCTTGTGCAATTTTCATTGTGAAGAATCTTGAAGAAATATTCAACAATGATCTCATTGACATTGTCAATCTCCAACTAGTTCCTTGGGCCAATTCTTATGTCAATCAGACCTACAATTCCATATCATGTCAG AATGGACCAGATGAATGTGAGCTAAATTCTTTGGAAGCATGTGCCCTCAATATTTGGCCTAATGTG GATACACATTATGGTTTAATTCACTGCTTTGAGTTTCTGGCAATTGATGGAAAGAACAAAATGTGGCAAAATTGTACCAACCAACTTGGTTTGCCTTTGGAGCCTATTAAAAATTGCTTTAATAGAGGAAATGGAACAGAG cttggacaaaaatatattgatgAAATAGCAAAACTAGACCCACCTCATTCATTTGTGCCATGGGTGGTGGTGAATAATCAACCTATTGGAAAA GACTATGAAAATTTTACACAATATGTTTGCAAGGCTTATAAAGGTGATGCTATTCCAGCAGCTTGCAATGTTCATTTGAATGCAAGTGAGAAATAA